In one Methanobacterium sp. genomic region, the following are encoded:
- a CDS encoding NTP transferase domain-containing protein, with translation MRAVILTAGEGTRMRPLTLTRPKTMLPVGGKPLLEYNVEALRDAGIKNITMVVGYQKESVEEHFKNGSDFGVNIDYVTQEERLGTAHAIGQVADTMNKDDEAIIVTNGDIILENKLIKNLINRYNESQAQSILVLTKVDDPSSFGVVKLEGDYIKDIIEKPPIEDAPSDLINAGIYLFDRNIFQAIKKTEKSERGEFEITDSLKIQISQGKKVLGLISHDKWIDVGRPWEFLELNEHYLEVSESIIEGEIEEGVTIHGPIILKKGSIIRSGTYIMGPVYIGANCDVGPNTFLRRHTSIGDGVNVGNAVEIKNSIIMDGTNVNHLSYVGDSIIGANCNIAAGTNIANLRFDDEGIKVTVKGKRIDSGRRKMGVIFADGVKTGINSSFNPGVTVGLNSSIGSGAIIYRDIPNNKVVIHHQTQEIKEKK, from the coding sequence ATGAGAGCTGTGATACTTACTGCCGGTGAAGGGACTAGAATGAGACCCTTGACACTCACCAGACCAAAAACAATGCTCCCCGTGGGTGGAAAACCTCTCTTAGAATATAATGTGGAGGCATTAAGGGATGCAGGTATAAAAAACATCACCATGGTAGTTGGTTACCAAAAAGAATCTGTTGAAGAGCATTTTAAAAATGGAAGTGACTTTGGAGTAAATATTGACTACGTCACTCAAGAAGAACGTTTGGGAACTGCACACGCCATTGGACAAGTTGCAGATACTATGAATAAAGATGATGAAGCAATCATAGTGACTAATGGAGATATAATATTAGAAAACAAACTAATAAAAAATTTAATTAATCGATATAATGAATCTCAAGCCCAATCAATCCTAGTACTCACAAAAGTGGATGATCCTTCCTCATTTGGTGTTGTTAAACTGGAAGGAGACTATATTAAAGACATAATTGAAAAACCCCCCATTGAAGATGCTCCCAGTGACCTTATCAACGCTGGCATATACCTTTTTGACCGTAACATATTCCAAGCCATAAAAAAGACTGAAAAATCTGAACGAGGAGAATTTGAAATAACAGATTCTCTCAAAATCCAGATAAGTCAGGGCAAAAAAGTTTTAGGTCTAATTTCCCATGATAAATGGATTGATGTTGGAAGACCTTGGGAATTTTTGGAATTAAATGAACATTATCTGGAAGTCTCAGAATCCATAATTGAAGGAGAAATTGAAGAGGGAGTTACTATTCATGGACCGATCATACTGAAAAAAGGCAGCATCATTCGTTCAGGCACCTATATTATGGGTCCTGTTTATATTGGAGCCAACTGTGATGTTGGGCCCAACACATTCTTGCGTAGGCATACCTCCATTGGCGATGGAGTAAATGTAGGCAATGCTGTTGAAATTAAAAACTCTATAATCATGGATGGAACTAATGTAAATCACCTATCGTACGTTGGTGACTCCATTATTGGGGCTAATTGTAACATTGCTGCCGGTACAAATATTGCCAACTTGCGTTTCGACGATGAGGGTATTAAAGTTACAGTTAAAGGTAAAAGAATTGACAGTGGACGACGTAAAATGGGAGTTATATTTGCGGATGGAGTTAAAACTGGCATCAATTCCAGTTTCAATCCAGGAGTTACTGTTGGTTTAAATTCATCAATAGGCTCTGGTGCCATAATTTACCGAGACATACCCAATAATAAAGTTGTTATACATCATCAAACCCAGGAAATAAAAGAAAAAAAATGA
- a CDS encoding gamma carbonic anhydrase family protein, translating into MIDRTVTIFPGAHIIGKVFMGHKSSVWYNAVIRGDIETITIGNYSNVQDNCVLHSSQGFPLELGNYVSVGHSAVLHGCKVEDNCVVGMNATVLNGSHIKKNSIVAAGAVVTEGKIFPESSLIMGVPARVVRELENSEFQKIKDNALRYSKLAIKTRIEDKNKSK; encoded by the coding sequence ATGATAGATCGTACTGTTACAATTTTTCCCGGAGCCCACATTATCGGCAAGGTTTTTATGGGTCATAAATCCTCAGTATGGTATAATGCTGTGATTAGGGGAGATATTGAAACCATAACAATTGGAAATTATTCTAATGTCCAAGATAACTGTGTTTTACACTCTTCACAAGGTTTTCCGCTTGAATTAGGAAATTATGTTTCTGTGGGGCACTCCGCAGTACTTCATGGTTGTAAAGTTGAGGATAACTGTGTTGTTGGTATGAATGCAACAGTTCTTAATGGCAGTCACATCAAGAAAAATAGTATTGTTGCTGCGGGTGCTGTGGTAACTGAAGGAAAGATCTTCCCAGAATCTAGCTTGATAATGGGTGTGCCTGCTAGAGTAGTGCGAGAACTCGAAAACAGTGAATTTCAGAAGATCAAAGATAATGCTTTACGTTATTCGAAACTTGCAATTAAAACAAGGATTGAGGATAAAAATAAGTCTAAATGA